One genomic region from Populus nigra chromosome 8, ddPopNigr1.1, whole genome shotgun sequence encodes:
- the LOC133701256 gene encoding geraniol 8-hydroxylase-like, translating into MNFFISVLLYFLLTFAVIQSLDYILRRSKRKSGKLPPGPSRLPIVGNLLDLGDKPHKSLAKLAKTHGQLMSLKLGQVTTIVVSSATMAKEVLQKHDLTFCNRTVVDAVRALDHHEAGIAWLPVATRWRNLRKICNSHIFTAQKLDANQDLRRKKVQDLLAEVQERCLVGEAVDLRQAAFTATLNALSNTVLSLDLTDLSSDIAREFKEHISCIMDEAGKPNLVDYFPLLRRIDPQGIRRRTAIHFEKVFDLFDRLIIERLQLRKVKGYIPLDDMLDTLLTISEVNKEEMDATRIKHFFLDLFGAGTDTTSSTLEWAMAELLHSPKTLLKARAELERTIGEGNLLEESDITRLPYLQAVIKETLRLHPAVPFLLPHKAGADAEIGGFTVPKNAQVLVNVWAIGRDTSMWEDPNSFVPERFLESGIDHRGQNFEFIPFGSGRRICPGLPLAMRMLHLMLGSLILSFDWKLADGVTPENLNMDDKFGLTLLKAQPLRAIPITRELKHG; encoded by the exons atgaactTCTTTATCAGTGTTTTGCTATACTTTCTTCTGACCTTTGCCGTTATTCAATCccttgattatattttaagaagaagcaaaagaaaatcagGCAAGCTTCCACCAGGTCCATCGCGTTTGCCAATTGTAGGGAACCTCTTGGATCTTGGTGATAAACCCCACAAGTCCTTGGCTAAGCTTGCCAAGACTCATGGCCAATTGATGAGTCTAAAACTTGGGCAAGTAACCACTATTGTAGTATCTTCAGCAACAATGGCCAAAGAAGTCCTCCAAAAGCACGACCTCACCTTCTGTAATCGGACCGTTGTCGATGCAGTTCGTGCTTTAGATCATCACGAAGCTGGTATAGCTTGGTTGCCAGTTGCAACGCGCTGGAGAAACCTTCGCAAGATATGCAACTCCCATATTTTTACCGCCCAGAAGCTCGATGCGAACCAGGACCTTAGGCGTAAGAAAGTTCAAGATCTCCTAGCTGAGGTTCAAGAACGTTGCCTTGTAGGTGAGGCAGTGGACCTTCGCCAGGCTGCTTTCACAGCTACACTTAATGCATTGTCCAATACTGTTTTGTCGCTGGATTTGACCGATTTGAGCTCCGATATTGCAAGGGAGTTTAAGGAGCATATAAGCTGTATAATGGATGAGGCAGGAAAACCGAACTTGGTGGATTATTTCCCTTTACTCCGGAGGATTGATCCACAAGGTATAAGGCGTCGCACGGCAATTCATTTTGAAAAGGTATTTGATCTCTTCGATCGTTTAATCATTGAAAGGCTGCAGTTAAGAAAAGTGAAGGGCTATATCCCACTCGATGACATGTTAGATACTCTTCTCACAATCAGTGAAGTGAACAAAGAAGAGATGGATGCAACTCGTATAAAGCACTTCTTTTTG GATCTCTTCGGCGCTGGGACTGATACGACTTCAAGCACACTAGAATGGGCAATGGCAGAACTACTCCACAGTCCCAAGACTTTATTGAAAGCTCGAGCAGAGCTGGAGAGGACGATTGGCGAGGGAAACCTGCTTGAGGAATCAGATATCACTCGGTTACCTTACTTGCAAGCAGTTATTAAGGAAACTTTAAGGCTGCACCCAGCAGTTCCTTTCTTACTCCCTCACAAAGCAGGAGCAGATGCAGAAATAGGTGGCTTCACCGTCCCAAAAAATGCACAGGTACTGGTCAACGTCTGGGCCATAGGGAGAGACACGAGCATGTGGGAAGATCCAAACTCATTTGTTCCAGAGAGATTTTTGGAATCTGGTATTGATCACCGAGGCCAGAATTTTGAGTTTATTCCATTTGGTAGCGGAAGGCGAATTTGCCCTGGATTACCATTGGCTATGAGAATGCTACATTTGATGTTGGGTTCGCTTATTCTATCGTTTGACTGGAAGCTTGCAGATGGTGTCACGCCAGAGAACTTAAACATGGATGATAAGTTTGGCCTCACCTTGCTGAAGGCTCAACCACTGCGAGCCATTCCAATAACCAGAGAACTTAAACATGGATGA